In Papaver somniferum cultivar HN1 chromosome 1, ASM357369v1, whole genome shotgun sequence, a genomic segment contains:
- the LOC113272974 gene encoding putative F-box protein At4g38870, which produces MDTAANHVNLETGMGNPFFCLKRKLNEDHVRTDQRMKGSDDGFNPCDIGEQLIVSEILSRLRVKPLMRLKCVCKRWQFLIEQDEYLIHQHLARSKTRPRLLISGHDRVGLEGITNQILLTAELLVEGRDRAISAVSVDAIVMEEDWSNKLILGPVNGMIGLLDEIDAELRILNVSTQEITHSIQSTPLSKLNVENSSIVWSKRFPVNYELGFCPATKVHKAICIWSISSTDNIPVSNVFCEVLTVGDNKWRKIDEVPQYDVGIRGASVYVNGVIYFRTEMLMKETHETDINGPKFIVAFDVDTEKFRSVIIPSSILNQRQNCTDNIGLTELDGRLALLFSMNSNSVKLALLDDYHNWTEVIVELPSYLSGSEWQLQFIPVLGTEEIIICKTLWNGVLDDDSLHCFNWKNKSFRKIEISGDMLSNFLEHSKVKLYVESLFPVKRQSKP; this is translated from the coding sequence ATGGATACTGCTGCAAACCATGTTAACCTAGAAACAGGTATGGGAAATCCGTTCTTTTGTCTCAAAAGAAAACTCAACGAGGATCACGTTCGTACCGATCAGAGGATGAAGGGAAGTGATGATGGTTTTAATCCGTGCGATATTGGTGAACAATTGATAGTGAGCGAGATACTTAGCAGATTACGTGTAAAGCCACTTATGCGACTCAAGTGCGTATGTAAGCGTTGGCAATTCTTGATTGAACAAGACGAATACTTAATTCATCAACACCTTGCTCGGTCGAAAACACGGCCACGTCTCTTAATATCTGGTCATGACCGCGTAGGTCTAGAGGGTATTACTAACCAGATTTTGTTGACAGCTGAGTTATTGGTTGAAGGAAGAGACCGAGCAATATCCGCAGTATCAGTTGACGCCATAGTAATGGAAGAGGATTGGTCTAATAAACTAATATTGGGACCGGTAAATGGCATGATCGGTTTGCTTGACGAAATCGATGCTGAGCTCCGTATATTGAATGTCAGCACCCAAGAAATAACacattcaattcaatcaacaccATTAAGCAAATTAAATGTAGAAAATTCTAGTATCGTCTGGTCCAAGAGATTCCCTGTGaattatgaattgggattttGTCCTGCCACAAAGGTGCACAAAGCGATTTGTATATGGAGCATATCATCTACGGACAATATCCCCGTTTCCAATGTATTTTGCGAAGTGCTGACTGTAGGAGACAATAAGTGGAGAAAGATTGATGAAGTCCCGCAATATGACGTTGGAATTCGTGGAGCTTCTGTTTATGTGAATGGTGTTATATACTTCAGAACTGAGATGCTCATGAAGGAAACTCATGAAACAGATATTAACGGGCCTAAATTCATTGTAGCATTTGATGTTGATACCGAAAAGTTTAGATCAGTCATAATCCCAAGTTCTATTCTCAACCAGCGACAAAACTGTACTGATAATATTGGTTTAACAGAATTGGATGGACGCTTAGCTTTGTTATTCAGCATGAATTCCAACAGTGTCAAGCTAGCATTATTAGATGATTATCATAACTGGACTGAAGTGATTGTTGAATTACCTTCTTATTTGTCGGGTAGCGAGTGGCAGTTGCAGTTTATACCAGTTTTAGGaacggaagaaataatcatatGCAAGACTTTGTGGAATGGAGTTCTGGATGACGATTCTCTACATTGTTTCAATTGGAAAAACAAGAGTTTCAGGAAGATAGAAATTAGTGGAGACATGCTCTCAAATTTTCTTGAGCATTCGAAGGTTAAATTATATGTGGAGAGCCTTTTTCCTGTTAAGCGGCAGAGTAAACCTTAA